From Lysobacter lycopersici:
TCGCCGGGAACGGCTGAATCCCGGGCCCGGCCGCGGCCGGGGCGCGTGCTAAGGTGCCCGTCCGGTCATTTCGAGTGGAAACAGCGGCATGTGTCCAAGCAAGGTCGCCGAGGGCGGGCAACGGGGCTGGATCGTTCCCATCGGCGGGGCCGAGGACAAGGAAAACGACAAGCGCGTGCTGCGCCGCTTCCTTGAACTCTGCGGCGGGGACGGTGCCGAAATCGCGGTGATCCCGACCGCGAGCCGGCTCAACGAAACCGGCGACCGCTACGAACAGATCTTCGGCGGCATGGGCGCGCGCAACGTGCACGTGCTCGACTTCGACACCCGCCGCGACGCGCACGAACGCAACCGCGTGGCGCGCATTGAGCAGGCCTCGGGCATCTTCATCACCGGCGGCAACCAGTTGCGGCTGTCGACCATCCTCGGCGGCACGCCGGTGGCGCAGGCGATCCGCGCCTGCAACGCGCACGGCATCCCGGTCGGCGGTACCAGCGCGGGCGCCGGCATCCTCAGCGAACACATGATCGCCGGCGGCGACAGCGAAACCGAAACCCCGCGCGCGAACGGCGTGCGCCTCGCGCCGGGCCTCGGCCTCACCAATCGCGTGGTGATCGACCAGCATTTCCGCCAGCGCGACCGCCTCGGGCGCCTGCTCGCGGCGCTGGCCTACAACCCGTTCGCGATCGGCCTCGGCGTCGACGAGGACACCGCCGCGTTCATCGGCCCGGACAACGTGGTGGAAGTCGAAGGCAGCGGCGCGGTGACCGTGGTCGATGCCGACGGCCTGCAGTTCTCGTCGATGGCGCAGGTCGATGGCGATTCGCCGGTGTGCATGCTCGGCGTGCAGTTGCACATCCTCACCGCGGGCGCGAGCTACAACCTGGTGACGCGGAAGGCGTCGGCCGGGGAGTTGTCGACCGTGAAGGAATAGATTCAGCACAAACGAAGTTCGTACAGGGGTTTTCGATGCGCATCCTCAACCGCAACGTCTATGTCGGACCCTCGCAGTACGCGCGGTTCCCGGTCATCCGCCTCGAGCTCGACCTCGATGCGCTCGAACAATGGCCGACCGCGAAGCTCGGCGCCGCGTTCATCGATGGCCTGCTCGCGGCCTTGCCGGGCCTGGCCGAACACGGTTGTTCCTACCGCGAGCCCGGCGGCTTCGTGCGGCGCATGCGCGAAGGCGAGGGCACCTGGCTCGGGCACGTGCTCGAACATGTCGCGATCGAACTGCAGAACGTCGCCGGCGAGGACGTGACCTTCGGCAAGACCCGCAGCATCGACGACCATCCCGGCGTGTATTCGGTGGTGTACGAATACGCGCAGCGCGAGGAAGGCATCGCCGCCGGCGAACTCGCGTTGAAGTTGCTCGATTCGCTGCTGCCCGCGGAACTGCGTAGCGCGACCGACGGTTCGTTCGACTGGGAAGAGGAACGCGACGGCTTCATCCGCTACGCGCAGCGCCGCGCGCTCGGGCCTTCGACCGCATCGCTGGTGCGCGCGGCGGAGGAACGCGGCATCCCGTGGTTGCGCCTCAACGAACAGTCGCTGGTGCAGCTCGGCCACGGCAAGTACCAGCAGCGCATCCAGGCCACCGTCACCGGGCGCACGCCGCATATCGCGGTGGAACTGGCCAGCGACAAGGAAGAAACCAACAAGATCCTCGGCTCGCTCGGCCTGCCGGTGCCGCGCCAGGAACTGGTGCAATCGGCCGACGCCG
This genomic window contains:
- a CDS encoding cyanophycinase; the encoded protein is MCPSKVAEGGQRGWIVPIGGAEDKENDKRVLRRFLELCGGDGAEIAVIPTASRLNETGDRYEQIFGGMGARNVHVLDFDTRRDAHERNRVARIEQASGIFITGGNQLRLSTILGGTPVAQAIRACNAHGIPVGGTSAGAGILSEHMIAGGDSETETPRANGVRLAPGLGLTNRVVIDQHFRQRDRLGRLLAALAYNPFAIGLGVDEDTAAFIGPDNVVEVEGSGAVTVVDADGLQFSSMAQVDGDSPVCMLGVQLHILTAGASYNLVTRKASAGELSTVKE